The Coregonus clupeaformis isolate EN_2021a unplaced genomic scaffold, ASM2061545v1 scaf0217, whole genome shotgun sequence DNA window CATGTTGGTCCATTGTAGCATGGCCGATAGTGACTGtgcgtgcatcccaaatggaacactattccctatataggcctagtgcgctacttttgaccagaggcttATGTCACAAATGCCACCTTATTCACTATAtagggcccataaggctctgttcaaaagtaatgcactatttaagcaatagggtgctatttgagacacgacctgtccctctgtctgttcccagTGACCCCCTGTCGCAGTTTGATGATGTCATGCTGGACGCGGTGCTGGTGCCTGCCCTGAGGTTCTGTGGGCAGCCCGCCCGCTGGACAGGCAACTCCACCTCtcacaaggtacacacacacacacgcatgcatgggcacgcaatcacacacacacacacacacactgttaaacCTGTAGAGATACCACGTATAGACAGTAGAATGATACAACTCTTCTTCATCTGGTCTATTGTTTGGTGAGTGGAGGAGAAATGATTTCAACAACAGATTTTAGTCATAGTACTCATTCTTAGTTACAGCACTAAAAAACAACATATTTCTCTTTCTCTaaccctcccactctccctctcaaCCCTCCCCTCaaccctgctctccctctccctctccctctctctcctccctccccctctctctccctccctgtctctcctcccagGGGGAGGTGGGTATCAGTGCCAGGATAACGTTTGAGGCCCTGTCAGGAGACAGAGCCAGTTCAGTCATGGAGCTGCAGAATGAGGGTAGTACGTCAGTCTACTACAGCTGGCAGCGCCTGCCTGTACCACACAGCTTCCCGGacgccaggacacacacacacacacagcacttctaCTTCAACACCTCCACAGGTACACATGTACGCGCAGACACACtatgtacgtacacacacacactgtgttttTGTTCACACAGCTGGCAGCATTTACGTCAATGCATGTCATAATTACAACCTGCTttgtcctcctttctctctctctctctccctctccccatctctctcttctcccctccctctctctttctctctccccatctctctctccctctcttctctctctcccctcctccccatctctctcttctctctccccccatctctctccttttcccctcccccatctctcttctctctccctcctccctctctctaccaggTGTGATTCTACCAGGTGATAGCCAGCCTGTAGAGTTTATATTTAAGTCAGAGGTCCCGGGCATCAGGACAGAGGCGTGAGCGTCTCAACACACACCCTGTCCTGCTGGGCGGTGCCTCCATCCAGGTGACACTGAGGGTGGCTCTCTACCAGGACAAGACCGCCGACCAGAGACACGCCCTGGAGGTCTGtgtggggagggagggtgtgggagggagggaggtgtgggGGGGAGGGTGTatgtggggagggaggggtgtggggagggggggtgagggaggaggtgaggaggagtgtgggagggagggtgtggggagggagggggtgggagggtgtggggagggagggtgtggggagggagggtgtggggggagtggagggagggtgaggagggagggtgggggagggtgtgtggggggagggagtgggggagggatgtggggagggagggtgtgggggagggaggggtggggagggtgtatgtggggagggagggggtggggagggtgtggggagggagggtgtggggagggagggtgtggggagggaggatgtgggagggagggtgggggaggtgtatgggggagggagggtgtggggagGGTGTATgtggggaggggtgtgtggggagggagggtgtggggagggagggtgtggggagggtgtgtggggagggaggtgtgtgtggggagggagggtgtggggagggtgtggggggagggagggtgtggggagggtgtatgggggagggagggtgtggggagggggggtgtggggagggaggatgtggggaggggagggtgtggggagggagggtgtgtgggGAGGGAGTGTGCGTAACTTCATAGTTGTATGTTAGTTTGTGAATTTATGTGTTTATGTGCGttgtttaattgtgtgtgtgtgtctctgtgtgtgtgtgtgtgtgtgtgtgtagagggagctgcagcagagagaggcTGTGTCAGTGTGTCGGTCGTTGGTGTGTGACCTGTTACGAGGCGTGTGCACCCCAGAGAGACCCAGCTCCCCTGCAGAGCTCTACACCACCGAGGAAGAACACTTCCACAACAGGAACCCAAAGGTACACTACACCTTAAAGGTTGACTCAGTGAGATTACGTTGCATGCACCAAGTAAACACAATATCgggtcaatttccacaacaactaagagcgttgaagcgtgAGGCAAAACCTGTTTAGGTCCCGTGGCTACCACGTTGTAGCAGCGTGAAGGGCACCTGCGCACATGCTCAGATACTCtgtgagagcaaagtcttgcatGGCACTCATCTTAATATCTGCgatgctgagtctacctttaacaaAGACGGGGGGCAAAGAATTCCCCGCAAAATCAATAAACTGTCACGACCACAGACTCCTCTAAGCACAGGAGTCAGAGACACTTAAACAGCTCTGAACGTCCACTCTCTCAGTTCCACACAGCCAGCATCATCACTCTGACGGtgactcccaaatggtaccctatttagGGCACTATTTTTGACGAGGCCCCATAGGTGCACCATGTACGGAATAGGGTGGCAGCTTTTTGCGACCCGCAGAAAGAACTTTGCAGACGACCACCACAACATGTCAAATCCTCAAAAGTCGCTACGAGAAAGCACCGCCGGTATGTCAACAAAGCTTggtgcttattatcggatgtattaggttacgaaatccAGCTTTCTAGATATAATGTTAATGagatgttagagaaagaccccactgaacatgaagaatcatatttgtcttggtaaaatgtattttatagcaTAAGGAAGGGAAATTTCAACACCAAAGCGTGTTTTCACTCACTCTAGGGAGAGTGGGTGGACAGACACCCTGTATATAGTGGATAGGATGTCATTACAGACCCAACCATTGTCATTATCAACATTATCAACCATTACTGTCATTATGTGTCATCATGGCTTTTGTCGTTGAACATGAATGGATTCTCTCTCAGATGTAAAAACCGACAGAAACATGACACAGACTTAAAGGAGTCGTGTTACTATGACAATGATGATTTAGGTTAATTCATGGTTACAGCTTGTTTCTGGAGGGTTTCTGAATAGAATAACACCTTCCTCTTACTGTTAGGTTGTttagtggcacacacacacacacacacacacacacacacacacacacacggctggcCCATACTGTGTTTGTTACAGTAAATTGTTGGTCCGTCTCGGTCCTAGCTGCAGTACCGTTATGAGACAGTGGAGGCGCTGAAGAGCCTGTGGCAGCAGGTGACTGCAGaaacaggagaggacagagaaacAACCTGGGACCTCTCTGTGTCTACACTacgacaggtacacacacacacacctcacctgcACAGCAGAGGCGCATCAGGTCCCATTCACAGAGTCTCGACCGGGGATGGAACCCCTAACCTTCTAATAGGGGTTCCATCCAGTAGGGACACTCTAACTACAAGGTCACAGAGTAGTGGATCTAAGGTAAGACctaatccctcctctcctctctgttcccctctccagGCGGTGCTGTCTCTGCCCCATGGGGACGGGGAGCAGGATGGACCCCAGGAGAGGCTcaccagagagggggctctgagcCTCTATAACACCCTCCTCCTGGAGCTCACCCAGC harbors:
- the LOC123484186 gene encoding MYCBP-associated protein-like: MLDAVLVPALRFCGQPARWTGNSTSHKGEVGISARITFEALSGDRASSVMELQNEGSTSVYYSWQRLPVPHSFPDARTHTHTQHFYFNTSTGVILPGDSQPVEFIFKSEVPGIRTEVTLRVALYQDKTADQRHALERELQQREAVSVCRSLVCDLLRGVCTPERPSSPAELYTTEEEHFHNRNPKLQYRYETVEALKSLWQQVTAETGEDRETTWDLSVSTLRQAVLSLPHGDGEQDGPQERLTREGALSLYNTLLLELTQPLIQLTPLPLNTIGLQLWRELLDGLVSEALWLRHLLGLPETDTWGEHTHDHHDSWGKMKKEEKCEKKAGASLKEEKKVGSIKEKEEKKGAAKPAGKEKPVEERPGSKKKGREEVVGGKRPGGKSGKEPGRELSSTTASPESDYQDHLTDSTVEPELQDKYRRQLHQQASTLLYYTILYYTTRTTTLTLP